The following coding sequences are from one Primulina eburnea isolate SZY01 chromosome 15, ASM2296580v1, whole genome shotgun sequence window:
- the LOC140815239 gene encoding endochitinase At2g43590-like, whose amino-acid sequence MFIFSSRKCSVTFYTCLAIILTAGELAFGQNCGCASNLCCSQYGYCGSTAAYCGTGCRSGPCYGSPSGGGSEVSGIVTDAFFNGIANGAGGGCEGKGFYTRSTFLTAAASYPSFASGSKDVARREVAAFFANVAHETGSLCYINEINGASRNYCDSSNSQYPCASGKAYHGRGPLQITWNYNYGPAGKSIGFDGLNNPDIVARENVISFKTALWFWMNNCHIAITSGQGFGATIRAINGMECNGGNTGAVNSRVQYYRSYCSQLGVDPGPNISC is encoded by the exons ATGTTCATTTTCAGCTCAAGAAAATGTTCTGTCACATTTTATACCTGTTTAGCTATAATTCTCACTGCCGGGGAGTTGGCTTTCGGGCAAAACTGTGGCTGCGCGTCTAACCTTTGTTGCAGCCAATACGGCTATTGTGGCAGCACCGCCGCTTATTGTGGCACAGGATGCCGATCCGGCCCATGCTATGGATCCCCAAGTGGTGGTGGAAGTGAAGTTTCCGGTATAGTGACTGATGCATTTTTCAATGGTATCGCTAATGGTGCAGGTGGAGGCTGCGAGGGGAAAGGATTCTACACCCGCTCAACTTTTCTCACTGCGGCCGCCTCATATCCGTCTTTCGCCAGCGGGTCTAAAGATGTTGCCAGGCGTGAGGTTGCTGCGTTCTTCGCTAATGTCGCACACGAAACTggaa GTCTGTGCTATATAAATGAAATTAACGGGGCATCTAGAAACTACTGTGACTCCAGTAACAGTCAATATCCGTGTGCGTCCGGAAAGGCTTACCACGGGCGAGGTCCCCTTCAGATTACATGGAACTACAACTACGGGCCAGCCGGGAAAAGCATCGGGTTCGATGGGCTAAACAACCCCGATATCGTGGCTAGAGAAAATGTCATATCTTTCAAGACAGCCCTCTGGTTCTGGATGAACAATTGCCATATTGCTATAACTTCTGGACAGGGATTCGGGGCCACGATTCGAGCCATTAACGGAATGGAATGCAATGGAGGGAACACGGGCGCAGTCAATTCTCGTGTCCAATATTACAGAAGCTATTGCAGCCAACTTGGAGTTGATCCTGGTCCGAATATCAGTTGCTAG
- the LOC140814885 gene encoding endochitinase At2g43590-like: MVSRKSYVTLCTLLAMALTAGKLASGQNCGCASNLCCSQYGYCGSTADYCGTGCRSGPCYGSSGVSGIVTDAFFNGIANGAGGGCEGKGFYSRSAFLTAAGSYPSFASGSNDVARREVAAFFANVAHETGSLCYINEINGATRNYCQASTQYPCAAGKAYYGRGPLQLTWNYNYIPAGQSIGFDGLNNPDIVASNNVISFKTALWFWMNNCHNAITSGQGFGATIRAINGMECNGGNTGAVNSRVQYYRNYCSQLGVDPGPNISC; the protein is encoded by the exons ATGGTCTCAAGAAAATCCTATGTCACACTTTGCACCCTTTTAGCCATGGCTCTCACTGCCGGGAAGTTGGCTTCCGGGCAAAACTGTGGCTGCGCGTCTAACCTTTGTTGCAGCCAATACGGCTATTGTGGCAGCACCGCCGATTACTGTGGGACAGGATGCCGATCCGGCCCATGCTACGGTTCAAGTGGCGTTTCCGGTATAGTGACTGATGCATTTTTCAATGGGATCGCTAATGGGGCAGGTGGAGGCTGCGAGGGGAAAGGATTCTACAGCCGATCGGCTTTTCTCACTGCAGCCGGCTCATATCCGTCTTTCGCCAGTGGGTCTaacgatgttgctaggcgtgaGGTTGCTGCGTTCTTCGCAAACGTCGCACACGAAACTGGAA GTCTGTGCTATATAAATGAAATTAACGGGGCAACTAGAAACTACTGCCAGGCCAGCACTCAATATCCGTGTGCGGCCGGAAAGGCTTACTACGGGCGAGGTCCTCTTCAACTTACATGGAACTACAACTACATACCAGCCGGGCAAAGCATCGGGTTCGATGGGCTAAACAACCCCGATATCGTGGCTAGTAACAATGTCATATCTTTCAAGACAGCCCTCTGGTTCTGGATGAACAATTGCCATAATGCTATAACATCTGGACAGGGATTCGGGGCCACGATTCGAGCCATTAACGGAATGGAATGCAATGGAGGGAACACGGGTGCAGTCAATTCTCGTGTCCAATATTACAGAAACTATTGCAGCCAACTTGGAGTTGATCCTGGTCCCAATATCAGTTGCTAG